In Choloepus didactylus isolate mChoDid1 chromosome 6, mChoDid1.pri, whole genome shotgun sequence, one DNA window encodes the following:
- the LOC119537662 gene encoding olfactory receptor 4S2-like, protein MEKINNVTEFIFWGLSQNPRVTKVCFLVFSFFYTVILLGNLLIMLTVCTGNLFKSPMYFFLSYLSFVDICYSSVIAPKMIADLMAKTKAISFVGCMLQLFGSHFFGSTEILILTVMAYDRYVAICKPLHYMVIMDRNRCNSMLLGIWIGGFIHSIIQVALVVQLPFCGPNEIDHYFCDVHPLLKLACTDTYVVGIVVTANSGTIALGGFVILLISYTVILFSLRNHSAEGRCKALSTCGSHIAVVIMFFGPCTFMYMRPDTTFSEDKMVAVFYTIITPMLNPLIYTLRNAEVKNAMKSLWGRKVFLRC, encoded by the coding sequence atggaaaaaataaacaatgtaacTGAATTCATTTTCTGGGGCCTTTCTCAGAACCCACGAGTCACAAAAGTTTGTTTtctggtgttttctttcttctacacAGTCATTCTTCTTGGAAACCTCCTCATCATGCTGACAGTTTGCACTGGCAACCTTTTCAAGTctcctatgtattttttcctcagctATTTGTCTTTTGTGGACATTTGCTACTCCTCGGTGATAGCTCCCAAGATGATTGCAGACCTAATGGCCAAGACTAAAGCTATCTCCTTCGTGGGGTGTATGCTGCAACTCTTTGGGTCACATTTCTTTGGTAGTACTGAGATCTTGATTCTTACTGTAATGGCCTATGATCGTTATGTAGCCATCTGTAAACCCCTGCACTATATGGTCATCATGGACCGGAACAGATGCAATAGCATGTTGTTGGGGATCTGGATAGGTGGGTTCATACACTCCATTATCCAGGTGGCTCTGGTGGTCCAGCTACCCTTTTGTGGACCCAATGAGATTGATCACTACTTTTGTGATGTCCACCCTCTGCTGAAACTTGCCTGCACAGACACATATGTTGTTGGTATTGTTGTGACAGCCAACAGTGGGACCATCGCTCTGGGGGGCTTTGTTATCTTGCTAATCTCCTATACTGTCATCCTGTTTTCCCTAAGAAATCATTCAGCAGAGGGAAGGTGCAAAGCTCTGTCTACCTGTGGCTCCCACATTGCTGTGGTCATCATGTTTTTTGGTCCCTGTACTTTCATGTACATGCGCCCTGATACTACCTTTTCAGAGGATAAGATGGTGGCTGTCTTTTACACCATTATCACCCCCATGTTAAATCCCCTGATTTATACACTGAGAAATGCAGAAGTAAAGAATGCAATGAAGAGTCTATGGGGTAGGAAGGTTTTTTTGAGATGCTAA